In Hermetia illucens chromosome 1, iHerIll2.2.curated.20191125, whole genome shotgun sequence, one genomic interval encodes:
- the LOC119647388 gene encoding diacylglycerol O-acyltransferase 1-like, with amino-acid sequence FSNFFPIQIPNHLVWLCMFYLMFHSFYNLMGELLYFADRNFYCDWWNANNIDTFWRTWNMPVHRWCVRHVYIPMVEMGYKSQTASMIVFFISAFFHEYLVSVPLKTFKIWAFLGMMGQIPLSSISKFMEKKFGPRWGNIVVWSSIILGQPLCIMMYYHDYMITHYNAAFINNATMQ; translated from the exons ttttctaatTTCTTTCCAATTCAGATACCTAACCATCTTGTGTGGTTGTGCATGTTTTATCTAATGTTCCATTCATTCTATAATCTAATGGGTGAGTTGCTGTATTTTGCCGACCGCAATTTCTATTGCGACTGGTGGAATGCAAATAATATCGACACATTCTGGCGTACGTGGAATATGCCTGTTCATAG GTGGTGCGTTCGACATGTATACATTCCAATGGTTGAAATGGGATACAAAAGTCAAACAGCTTCAATGATAGTCTTTTTCATTAGTGCCTTCTTCCATGAATACCTG GTGAGCGTCCCactgaaaaccttcaaaatCTGGGCATTCTTAGGAATGATGGGTCAGATTCCACTATCGTCAATATCGAAGTTCATGGAGAAGAAATTCGGTCCAAGATGGGGTAATATCGTGGTTTGGTCCTCCATCATTCTCGGACAGCCACTATGTATTATGATGTACTATCACGACTACATGATTACGCATTATAATGCTGCCTTCATCAATAACGCAACAATGCAATAA